One genomic region from Bombus terrestris chromosome 15, iyBomTerr1.2, whole genome shotgun sequence encodes:
- the LOC100644270 gene encoding protein brown-like isoform X2 yields the protein MKLIAVVTCLRTIQISRDLSNLIMLEELKNVADTIVWDNLTVSVPQERDFLKIVWRKFRRRRYEENLSILKGVSGYAVTGNLIAIMGPSGAGKTTLLAALAGKIEPTSGSVSINGQIVSQMIMSKICSYLPQFNALPTSLTVEEYLLFSYALKMNVNSVQRKFLAMKLSTEMGLIDCKDVLISNLSGGQRKRLSLAGELITRPKILFLDEPTTGLDIFSAKQVVEALTTISHESIVFCTIHQPGMDVYNLFSHVLLLSDGKTGYFGTLENATQFFLSLGYECPVGFDESEYYVKLLSRRKTETSTTNPNREDTAAEELIDKICRAFSRSPLSRIPKITNSKDLEIQPQRKPGCAIQFSWLTWRIWVQSHRRIFQGWISWLSYFLSMAAVATFYTGINSHTQVGVQNARGALYMMSSEISFTVAYSVIYEFPSQLLIYLREDGVYGSGPYYVATFCGLIPIAVLKAILFTTVIYFILIAQINLSNFLFYCFTTSVAAICSIAYGLMFSIWIENVDVITSIMVPIDMLFLLTAGMFYNLRSLPKYLTCFKYFSIFFYLNEALSIIYWSRIEDIECLASSDFPCLQNGEQVLSEYGFEKTNLIWDFSGLLSLTIAMNILGYFGLQRRRKIKTFL from the exons ATGAAATTGATTGCAGTTGTTACGTGTCTTCGTACTATACAGATTTCCCGCGACCTATCCAACCTGATAATGttagaagaattgaaaaatgTTGCAGATACAATTGTTTGGGATAATTTGACGGTGAGCGTCCCCCAGGAAAGAGATTTCTTGAAGATTGTATGGAGAAAGTTTCGAAGAAGACGTTACGAAGAAAATTTGTCCATCTTGAAAGGAG TGTCTGGTTATGCTGTGACGGGGAATCTGATTGCTATAATGGGGCCAAG TGGCGCTGGAAAAACAACGCTTTTAGCGGCTCTAGCTGGGAAAATTGAACCGACGTCTGGATCGGTGTCAATAAATGGGCAAATCGTTTCGCAAATGATCATGTCGAAGATATGCAGTTACCTGCCTCAATTCAATGCTCTGCCAACGTCTCTCACCGTGGAAGAATATTTACTGTTCTCG TACGCGTTGAAGATGAACGTCAACAGTGTACAAAGGAAATTTTTGGCAATGAAATTATCAACGGAGATGGGCCTGATCGATTGTAAAGACGTGTTGATATCGAATTTGTCTGGTGGACAGAGGAAACGACTTTCCTTGGCTGGTGAATTGATTACCAGGCCAAAGATACTTTTCCTCGACGAGCCGACTACTG GTTTGGACATATTCTCTGCGAAGCAAGTGGTAGAGGCATTGACGACTATAAGCCACGAATCTATAGTCTTTTGTACTATTCATCAACCAGGAATGGACGTATACAATCTTTTTTCCCATGTGTTATTGCTGTCTGATGGGAAAACAGGTTACTTTGGGACTTTGGAGAACGCTACACAGTTTTTCCTCAG TTTAGGTTACGAATGCCCAGTTGGTTTCGACGAGTCCGAGTACTACGTAAAACTCTTATCTCGGCGAAAAACCGAAACGTCCACGACAAATCCGAATCGCGAGGACACTGCAGCCGAAGAACTTATCGATAAGATATGTCGGGCATTCTCGCGATCTCCTCTCTCGAGGATTCCCAAAATCACCAACAGCAAAGACCTGGAGATCCAACCGCAgag aaagcCTGGATGCGCGATACAGTTTTCTTGGTTGACGTGGAGGATATGGGTCCAAAGTCACAGGAGGATCTTTCAAGGATGGATTTCGTGGCTTTCTTATTTC CTCTCCATGGCGGCGGTGGCCACTTTTTACACGGGGATTAATTCGCACACGCAGGTGGGTGTGCAGAACGCGAGAGGCGCGTTGTACATGATGAGCTCTGAAATTTCGTTCACGGTCGCCTACTCTGTGATTTACGAATTTCCTAGTCAGCTTTTGATTTATCTTCGCGAGGACGGCGTTTATGGCAGCGGCCCCTATTATGTCGCCACGTTCTGCGGTCTG ataCCAATAGCAGTCCTGAAGGCCATACTCTTCACAACAGTTATATACTTCATCCTGATCGCTCAaatcaatttgtccaattttttattttactgctTCACCACATCAGTGGCTGCGATTTGTAGTATAGCGTATGGTCTAATGTTTTCCATTTGGATCGAGAATGTCGATGTTATTACGTCAATCATGGTACCTATAGACATGCTCTTCTTATTAACTGCTGGCATGTTCTACAATCTCAG GTCGCTGCCCAAGTATCTGAcgtgttttaaatatttctcgatattcTTTTACCTGAACGAAGCTCTTTCCATAATTTATTGGTCACGAATAGAGGACATTG AATGTCTAGCATCCAGTGACTTTCCTTGTCTACAAAATGGAGAACAAGTGCTATCGGAATATGGATTCGAGAAGACAAATCTCATCTGGGATTTCAGTGGTCTTCTATCCTTAACAATCGCAATGAATATTCTTGGATACTTTGGTCTACAAAGGAGGAggaaaattaaaacatttttgtgA
- the LOC100644270 gene encoding protein brown-like isoform X3, translating to MKLIAVVTCLRTIQISRDLSNLIMLEELKNVADTIVWDNLTVSVPQERDFLKIVWRKFRRRRYEENLSILKGVSGYAVTGNLIAIMGPSGAGKTTLLAALAGKIEPTSGSVSINGQIVSQMIMSKICSYLPQFNALPTSLTVEEYLLFSYALKMNVNSVQRKFLAMKLSTEMGLIDCKDVLISNLSGGQRKRLSLAGELITRPKILFLDEPTTGLDIFSAKQVVEALTTISHESIVFCTIHQPGMDVYNLFSHVLLLSDGKTGYFGTLENATQFFLSLGYECPVGFDESEYYVKLLSRRKTETSTTNPNREDTAAEELIDKICRAFSRSPLSRIPKITNSKDLEIQPQRKPGCAIQFSWLTWRIWVQSHRRIFQGWISWLSYFIPIAVLKAILFTTVIYFILIAQINLSNFLFYCFTTSVAAICSIAYGLMFSIWIENVDVITSIMVPIDMLFLLTAGMFYNLRSLPKYLTCFKYFSIFFYLNEALSIIYWSRIEDIECLASSDFPCLQNGEQVLSEYGFEKTNLIWDFSGLLSLTIAMNILGYFGLQRRRKIKTFL from the exons ATGAAATTGATTGCAGTTGTTACGTGTCTTCGTACTATACAGATTTCCCGCGACCTATCCAACCTGATAATGttagaagaattgaaaaatgTTGCAGATACAATTGTTTGGGATAATTTGACGGTGAGCGTCCCCCAGGAAAGAGATTTCTTGAAGATTGTATGGAGAAAGTTTCGAAGAAGACGTTACGAAGAAAATTTGTCCATCTTGAAAGGAG TGTCTGGTTATGCTGTGACGGGGAATCTGATTGCTATAATGGGGCCAAG TGGCGCTGGAAAAACAACGCTTTTAGCGGCTCTAGCTGGGAAAATTGAACCGACGTCTGGATCGGTGTCAATAAATGGGCAAATCGTTTCGCAAATGATCATGTCGAAGATATGCAGTTACCTGCCTCAATTCAATGCTCTGCCAACGTCTCTCACCGTGGAAGAATATTTACTGTTCTCG TACGCGTTGAAGATGAACGTCAACAGTGTACAAAGGAAATTTTTGGCAATGAAATTATCAACGGAGATGGGCCTGATCGATTGTAAAGACGTGTTGATATCGAATTTGTCTGGTGGACAGAGGAAACGACTTTCCTTGGCTGGTGAATTGATTACCAGGCCAAAGATACTTTTCCTCGACGAGCCGACTACTG GTTTGGACATATTCTCTGCGAAGCAAGTGGTAGAGGCATTGACGACTATAAGCCACGAATCTATAGTCTTTTGTACTATTCATCAACCAGGAATGGACGTATACAATCTTTTTTCCCATGTGTTATTGCTGTCTGATGGGAAAACAGGTTACTTTGGGACTTTGGAGAACGCTACACAGTTTTTCCTCAG TTTAGGTTACGAATGCCCAGTTGGTTTCGACGAGTCCGAGTACTACGTAAAACTCTTATCTCGGCGAAAAACCGAAACGTCCACGACAAATCCGAATCGCGAGGACACTGCAGCCGAAGAACTTATCGATAAGATATGTCGGGCATTCTCGCGATCTCCTCTCTCGAGGATTCCCAAAATCACCAACAGCAAAGACCTGGAGATCCAACCGCAgag aaagcCTGGATGCGCGATACAGTTTTCTTGGTTGACGTGGAGGATATGGGTCCAAAGTCACAGGAGGATCTTTCAAGGATGGATTTCGTGGCTTTCTTATTTC ataCCAATAGCAGTCCTGAAGGCCATACTCTTCACAACAGTTATATACTTCATCCTGATCGCTCAaatcaatttgtccaattttttattttactgctTCACCACATCAGTGGCTGCGATTTGTAGTATAGCGTATGGTCTAATGTTTTCCATTTGGATCGAGAATGTCGATGTTATTACGTCAATCATGGTACCTATAGACATGCTCTTCTTATTAACTGCTGGCATGTTCTACAATCTCAG GTCGCTGCCCAAGTATCTGAcgtgttttaaatatttctcgatattcTTTTACCTGAACGAAGCTCTTTCCATAATTTATTGGTCACGAATAGAGGACATTG AATGTCTAGCATCCAGTGACTTTCCTTGTCTACAAAATGGAGAACAAGTGCTATCGGAATATGGATTCGAGAAGACAAATCTCATCTGGGATTTCAGTGGTCTTCTATCCTTAACAATCGCAATGAATATTCTTGGATACTTTGGTCTACAAAGGAGGAggaaaattaaaacatttttgtgA
- the LOC100644270 gene encoding protein brown-like isoform X1: MKLIAVVTCLRTIQISRDLSNLIMLEELKNVADTIVWDNLTVSVPQERDFLKIVWRKFRRRRYEENLSILKGVSGYAVTGNLIAIMGPSGAGKTTLLAALAGKIEPTSGSVSINGQIVSQMIMSKICSYLPQFNALPTSLTVEEYLLFSYALKMNVNSVQRKFLAMKLSTEMGLIDCKDVLISNLSGGQRKRLSLAGELITRPKILFLDEPTTGLDIFSAKQVVEALTTISHESIVFCTIHQPGMDVYNLFSHVLLLSDGKTGYFGTLENATQFFLSLGYECPVGFDESEYYVKLLSRRKTETSTTNPNREDTAAEELIDKICRAFSRSPLSRIPKITNSKDLEIQPQRKPGCAIQFSWLTWRIWVQSHRRIFQGWISWLSYFLSMAAVATFYTGINSHTQVGVQNARGALYMMSSEISFTVAYSVIYEFPSQLLIYLREDGVYGSGPYYVATFCGLVTIPIAVLKAILFTTVIYFILIAQINLSNFLFYCFTTSVAAICSIAYGLMFSIWIENVDVITSIMVPIDMLFLLTAGMFYNLRSLPKYLTCFKYFSIFFYLNEALSIIYWSRIEDIECLASSDFPCLQNGEQVLSEYGFEKTNLIWDFSGLLSLTIAMNILGYFGLQRRRKIKTFL, encoded by the exons ATGAAATTGATTGCAGTTGTTACGTGTCTTCGTACTATACAGATTTCCCGCGACCTATCCAACCTGATAATGttagaagaattgaaaaatgTTGCAGATACAATTGTTTGGGATAATTTGACGGTGAGCGTCCCCCAGGAAAGAGATTTCTTGAAGATTGTATGGAGAAAGTTTCGAAGAAGACGTTACGAAGAAAATTTGTCCATCTTGAAAGGAG TGTCTGGTTATGCTGTGACGGGGAATCTGATTGCTATAATGGGGCCAAG TGGCGCTGGAAAAACAACGCTTTTAGCGGCTCTAGCTGGGAAAATTGAACCGACGTCTGGATCGGTGTCAATAAATGGGCAAATCGTTTCGCAAATGATCATGTCGAAGATATGCAGTTACCTGCCTCAATTCAATGCTCTGCCAACGTCTCTCACCGTGGAAGAATATTTACTGTTCTCG TACGCGTTGAAGATGAACGTCAACAGTGTACAAAGGAAATTTTTGGCAATGAAATTATCAACGGAGATGGGCCTGATCGATTGTAAAGACGTGTTGATATCGAATTTGTCTGGTGGACAGAGGAAACGACTTTCCTTGGCTGGTGAATTGATTACCAGGCCAAAGATACTTTTCCTCGACGAGCCGACTACTG GTTTGGACATATTCTCTGCGAAGCAAGTGGTAGAGGCATTGACGACTATAAGCCACGAATCTATAGTCTTTTGTACTATTCATCAACCAGGAATGGACGTATACAATCTTTTTTCCCATGTGTTATTGCTGTCTGATGGGAAAACAGGTTACTTTGGGACTTTGGAGAACGCTACACAGTTTTTCCTCAG TTTAGGTTACGAATGCCCAGTTGGTTTCGACGAGTCCGAGTACTACGTAAAACTCTTATCTCGGCGAAAAACCGAAACGTCCACGACAAATCCGAATCGCGAGGACACTGCAGCCGAAGAACTTATCGATAAGATATGTCGGGCATTCTCGCGATCTCCTCTCTCGAGGATTCCCAAAATCACCAACAGCAAAGACCTGGAGATCCAACCGCAgag aaagcCTGGATGCGCGATACAGTTTTCTTGGTTGACGTGGAGGATATGGGTCCAAAGTCACAGGAGGATCTTTCAAGGATGGATTTCGTGGCTTTCTTATTTC CTCTCCATGGCGGCGGTGGCCACTTTTTACACGGGGATTAATTCGCACACGCAGGTGGGTGTGCAGAACGCGAGAGGCGCGTTGTACATGATGAGCTCTGAAATTTCGTTCACGGTCGCCTACTCTGTGATTTACGAATTTCCTAGTCAGCTTTTGATTTATCTTCGCGAGGACGGCGTTTATGGCAGCGGCCCCTATTATGTCGCCACGTTCTGCGGTCTGGTAACA ataCCAATAGCAGTCCTGAAGGCCATACTCTTCACAACAGTTATATACTTCATCCTGATCGCTCAaatcaatttgtccaattttttattttactgctTCACCACATCAGTGGCTGCGATTTGTAGTATAGCGTATGGTCTAATGTTTTCCATTTGGATCGAGAATGTCGATGTTATTACGTCAATCATGGTACCTATAGACATGCTCTTCTTATTAACTGCTGGCATGTTCTACAATCTCAG GTCGCTGCCCAAGTATCTGAcgtgttttaaatatttctcgatattcTTTTACCTGAACGAAGCTCTTTCCATAATTTATTGGTCACGAATAGAGGACATTG AATGTCTAGCATCCAGTGACTTTCCTTGTCTACAAAATGGAGAACAAGTGCTATCGGAATATGGATTCGAGAAGACAAATCTCATCTGGGATTTCAGTGGTCTTCTATCCTTAACAATCGCAATGAATATTCTTGGATACTTTGGTCTACAAAGGAGGAggaaaattaaaacatttttgtgA
- the LOC100644037 gene encoding EF-hand calcium-binding domain-containing protein 4B isoform X2, which translates to MVNLKLWCAGCAETGRKRSSVEEQGDRKVVVGPSTTLKKKKKKSNSLVRKLSLNKFRLSTEQEPRHTPEGGDSSRSQSQSSQELSSLSDSPSKTARKGQEIERLGHRDGYEADEQPDTLYDVDREKGEPRKPEKPTEKPVSTVTVVQRKSPSLTIRSFSSKSLYDSQSSEKSPRLEARCSSALPYALSKWAEQKPPKPTSSEPSRKSKLNTKSESESGIPKSSPREVRRKLSLLEEKRAIFQRRLFETTRDTDSGETVIAVTIDDDDKSPSAKEEEKQEENRTKKKARHISVKKFDTFSTFEGTFDEETGVGYLAGIEEDYTESYDRQHDSYLATVGSMMADNAEKSKVVSQDSMSSQNNAPNAGLGDKREHLYKILVIGELGAGKTSIIKRYVHQFFSQHYRATIGVDFALKVLNWDPHTIIRLQLWDIAGQERFGNMTRVYYKEAVGAFIVFDVTRSATLDAVVKWKQDLDSKVQLPDGSQIPCVLLANKCDQQKEGLVNSPAKMDEYCKEKNFAGWFETSAKENINIEEAARFLVNKILQNDQMMKGNGSQDQTDGERFALNQTPTSSKKSCSC; encoded by the exons AAACGGGTCGGAAGCGGAGTTCAGTGGAGGAGCAGGGCGACCGCAAGGTCGTCGTTGGTCCATCGACGAccttgaagaagaagaagaaaaagtcgaACTCGTTGGTGCGCAAACTGAGCCTGAACAAATTTCGTCTGTCGACGGAGCAGGAGCCGAGGCACACGCCCGAGGGTGGTGACAGCAGTCGATCACAGAGCCAATCGTCGCAGGAATTGTCTAGCCTCTCCGACAGCCCGTCGAAGACCGCGAGGAAGGGGCAAGAGATCGAGAGGCTTGGCCATCGCGACGGATACGAGGCCGACGAGCAGCCTGACACGTTATACGACGTGGATAGAGAGAAGGGAGAGCCGAGGAAACCGGAGAAACCGACGGAGAAACCGGTGAGCACGGTGACCGTAGTGCAGCGCAAGTCGCCGTCGTTAACCATCAGGAGCTTTTCCTCGAAGAGTCTGTACG ATTCCCAATCCTCGGAGAAATCTCCTCGTCTGGAAGCTCGGTGCAGCTCGGCGCTTCCCTATGCGCTTTCAAAATGGGCGGAGCAAAAGCCGCCGAAACCAACATCGTCCGAACCATCTAGAAAATCCAAATTGAACACGAAATCCGAGTCCGAGTCTGGAATACCAAAATCGTCCCCTCGCGAGGTTAGACGAAAATTGTCCTTATTGGAGGAAAAACGTGCGATTTTTCAGCGTCGTTTGTTCGAAACTACTCGTGACACGGATTCGGGCGAGACGGTGATCGCTGTTACCATCGACGACGACGATAAATCGCCGTCAGCGAAGGAGGAGGAGAAACAAGAGGAAAATCGAACGAAGAAGAAGGCGAGGCATATCAGTGTGAAAAAGTTCGATACGTTCTCCACGTTCGAGGGTACGTTCGACGAGGAGACTGGAGTTGGCTATCTGGCTGGTATTGAGGAGGATTATACCGAGAGCTACGATAGACAGCACGATAGTTACCTGGCTACTGTGGGGTCGATGATGGCTGACAACGCGGAGAAGAGCAAGGTCGTCAGTCAGGATAGCATG TCGTCACAGAACAATGCGCCGAATGCCGGATTAGGCGATAAACGAGAACACTTGTATAAAATCCTGGTAATTGGTGAGCTGGGCGCTGGAAAGACGTCCATTATCAAGAGATACGTTCATCAATTCTTCTCGCAACATTATCGCGCGACGATTGGCGTTGACTTCGCACTGAAAGTATTGAACTGGGACCCGCACACGATCATAAGGCTGCAGTTATGGGATATCGCAG GTCAAGAGAGGTTTGGCAACATGACGAGAGTGTATTACAAAGAAGCAGTGGGCGCGTTTATAGTATTCGACGTGACGAGAAGCGCGACCTTAGACGCAGTGGTGAAATGGAAACAAGATTTGGACTCGAAAGTGCAACTTCCTGACGGTTCACAGATACCTTGCGTCCTTCTTGCGAACAAATGTGACCAGCAGAAGGAAGGTCTAGTGAATTCACCGGCGAAAATGGACGAATACTGTAAAGAGAAGAATTTCGCCGGATGGTTCGAGACTTCGGCCaaggaaaatattaatattgaggAGGCTGCACGTTTTCTTGTCAATAAA ATACTTCAGAACGACCAGATGATGAAAGGTAATGGATCCCAGGATCAGACAGATGGCGAGCGGTTCGCATTGAATCAAACGCCAACGAGTTCAAAGAAATCCTGTTCCTGCTGA
- the LOC100644037 gene encoding EF-hand calcium-binding domain-containing protein 4B isoform X1 has protein sequence MDRNESANEGGSSPDTVIARSSSEEERNRFACSTSGEYVTVGDSSSSVDTVTSVGTTTNVATGDPPAADDKKKGRFGVLKSSFRKEGGLFKIRRKNRQLDESAAEPELDVEEKETGRKRSSVEEQGDRKVVVGPSTTLKKKKKKSNSLVRKLSLNKFRLSTEQEPRHTPEGGDSSRSQSQSSQELSSLSDSPSKTARKGQEIERLGHRDGYEADEQPDTLYDVDREKGEPRKPEKPTEKPVSTVTVVQRKSPSLTIRSFSSKSLYDSQSSEKSPRLEARCSSALPYALSKWAEQKPPKPTSSEPSRKSKLNTKSESESGIPKSSPREVRRKLSLLEEKRAIFQRRLFETTRDTDSGETVIAVTIDDDDKSPSAKEEEKQEENRTKKKARHISVKKFDTFSTFEGTFDEETGVGYLAGIEEDYTESYDRQHDSYLATVGSMMADNAEKSKVVSQDSMSSQNNAPNAGLGDKREHLYKILVIGELGAGKTSIIKRYVHQFFSQHYRATIGVDFALKVLNWDPHTIIRLQLWDIAGQERFGNMTRVYYKEAVGAFIVFDVTRSATLDAVVKWKQDLDSKVQLPDGSQIPCVLLANKCDQQKEGLVNSPAKMDEYCKEKNFAGWFETSAKENINIEEAARFLVNKILQNDQMMKGNGSQDQTDGERFALNQTPTSSKKSCSC, from the exons ATGGATCGTAACGAGAGCGCAAACGAGGGCGGAAGCTCGCCGGATACGGTGATCGCGCGCTCCTCGTCCGAAGAGGAGCGGAACAGGTTCGCGTGCAGCACTTCCGGTGAATACGTGACCGTAGGTGACAGCAGCTCCAGCGTAGACACGGTCACGAGCGTTGGAACGACGACGAACGTGGCCACCGGTGACCCACCGGCCGCGGACGATAAGAAAAAGGGAAGATTCGGAGTTTTGAAGAGCAGCTTCCGGAAGGAGGGAGGATTGTTCAAGATTAGGAGGAAGAACAGGCAGCTGGACGAATCGGCTGCCGAGCCTGAGCTGGATGTCGAGGAAAAAG AAACGGGTCGGAAGCGGAGTTCAGTGGAGGAGCAGGGCGACCGCAAGGTCGTCGTTGGTCCATCGACGAccttgaagaagaagaagaaaaagtcgaACTCGTTGGTGCGCAAACTGAGCCTGAACAAATTTCGTCTGTCGACGGAGCAGGAGCCGAGGCACACGCCCGAGGGTGGTGACAGCAGTCGATCACAGAGCCAATCGTCGCAGGAATTGTCTAGCCTCTCCGACAGCCCGTCGAAGACCGCGAGGAAGGGGCAAGAGATCGAGAGGCTTGGCCATCGCGACGGATACGAGGCCGACGAGCAGCCTGACACGTTATACGACGTGGATAGAGAGAAGGGAGAGCCGAGGAAACCGGAGAAACCGACGGAGAAACCGGTGAGCACGGTGACCGTAGTGCAGCGCAAGTCGCCGTCGTTAACCATCAGGAGCTTTTCCTCGAAGAGTCTGTACG ATTCCCAATCCTCGGAGAAATCTCCTCGTCTGGAAGCTCGGTGCAGCTCGGCGCTTCCCTATGCGCTTTCAAAATGGGCGGAGCAAAAGCCGCCGAAACCAACATCGTCCGAACCATCTAGAAAATCCAAATTGAACACGAAATCCGAGTCCGAGTCTGGAATACCAAAATCGTCCCCTCGCGAGGTTAGACGAAAATTGTCCTTATTGGAGGAAAAACGTGCGATTTTTCAGCGTCGTTTGTTCGAAACTACTCGTGACACGGATTCGGGCGAGACGGTGATCGCTGTTACCATCGACGACGACGATAAATCGCCGTCAGCGAAGGAGGAGGAGAAACAAGAGGAAAATCGAACGAAGAAGAAGGCGAGGCATATCAGTGTGAAAAAGTTCGATACGTTCTCCACGTTCGAGGGTACGTTCGACGAGGAGACTGGAGTTGGCTATCTGGCTGGTATTGAGGAGGATTATACCGAGAGCTACGATAGACAGCACGATAGTTACCTGGCTACTGTGGGGTCGATGATGGCTGACAACGCGGAGAAGAGCAAGGTCGTCAGTCAGGATAGCATG TCGTCACAGAACAATGCGCCGAATGCCGGATTAGGCGATAAACGAGAACACTTGTATAAAATCCTGGTAATTGGTGAGCTGGGCGCTGGAAAGACGTCCATTATCAAGAGATACGTTCATCAATTCTTCTCGCAACATTATCGCGCGACGATTGGCGTTGACTTCGCACTGAAAGTATTGAACTGGGACCCGCACACGATCATAAGGCTGCAGTTATGGGATATCGCAG GTCAAGAGAGGTTTGGCAACATGACGAGAGTGTATTACAAAGAAGCAGTGGGCGCGTTTATAGTATTCGACGTGACGAGAAGCGCGACCTTAGACGCAGTGGTGAAATGGAAACAAGATTTGGACTCGAAAGTGCAACTTCCTGACGGTTCACAGATACCTTGCGTCCTTCTTGCGAACAAATGTGACCAGCAGAAGGAAGGTCTAGTGAATTCACCGGCGAAAATGGACGAATACTGTAAAGAGAAGAATTTCGCCGGATGGTTCGAGACTTCGGCCaaggaaaatattaatattgaggAGGCTGCACGTTTTCTTGTCAATAAA ATACTTCAGAACGACCAGATGATGAAAGGTAATGGATCCCAGGATCAGACAGATGGCGAGCGGTTCGCATTGAATCAAACGCCAACGAGTTCAAAGAAATCCTGTTCCTGCTGA